A window of the Candidatus Paceibacterota bacterium genome harbors these coding sequences:
- a CDS encoding ATP-binding cassette domain-containing protein, with translation MTLPKPHHPPPFLSLLDASFRLGDRLVFEHSTWIFRRSEHWAILGANGSGKSLLAEALRGRLPLVGGELLYQFRPLPGLAPEEAISHVSFEHRKAENLDAVVQSRWNSLDDENALRVRDFLSYERVMEVNPFEVSAQHLHARPRFESRMRRAVALLRVGPFLDRRLISLSNGERQRVQLARGLSRPMRLLILDEAFARLDAGTRARFHVVLERLMETPLRILLIATRPEDLPRQVTHVLCVAECRIVAAGSRADILSLPHCRRPVCLSKTAGLRKGMDRPARSTPARAGAEVVRLRNATVRYGDITVLHDVNWIVRAGESWALLGPNGSGKTTLLSLIIGDNPQVYANDITVFGQPRGRGESVWEIRRPIGWVSPELHLHFTDSVTCFEVVASGLYDAIGLFERPSSRQRAAVRRWLVRFHLLECASEPLFALSAGLQRMVLLARALVKCPRLLILDEPCQGLDSAHRRFFVNTVDGLIRSRATTVIYVTHRPDEIPPSINRVFRLNPRQ, from the coding sequence ATGACCTTACCAAAGCCGCATCACCCTCCGCCATTTCTCTCCTTGTTGGACGCTTCGTTCCGCCTGGGGGACCGGCTGGTGTTCGAGCACAGTACCTGGATTTTCCGGCGGTCGGAGCACTGGGCCATCCTGGGCGCCAACGGGTCGGGCAAATCTCTCCTGGCGGAAGCCTTGCGCGGCCGCTTGCCACTGGTGGGCGGGGAACTGCTTTACCAATTCAGGCCGCTGCCGGGACTCGCGCCCGAGGAAGCCATCAGCCACGTCTCCTTCGAGCACCGCAAGGCCGAAAACCTCGACGCCGTTGTCCAGTCTCGCTGGAACAGCCTCGACGACGAGAACGCCTTGCGCGTGCGCGATTTCCTGTCTTACGAGCGAGTCATGGAGGTCAATCCGTTCGAGGTCTCCGCACAGCATCTACACGCACGCCCCCGCTTCGAAAGCCGGATGCGTCGCGCCGTCGCTCTGCTCCGGGTCGGACCCTTTCTGGACCGCCGCCTCATTTCTCTCTCCAACGGCGAACGGCAGCGAGTCCAATTGGCGCGAGGGTTGTCGCGTCCCATGCGGCTGCTCATTCTGGATGAGGCCTTCGCCAGATTGGACGCCGGTACCCGCGCCCGCTTCCACGTTGTTCTGGAAAGGCTCATGGAGACTCCTCTGCGGATACTGCTCATTGCGACGCGGCCCGAAGACCTCCCGCGCCAGGTGACCCACGTGCTTTGCGTGGCCGAATGCCGGATTGTCGCCGCCGGCTCGCGAGCGGACATCCTATCGCTGCCCCATTGCAGGCGGCCTGTTTGCCTGTCTAAAACAGCTGGGCTGCGCAAGGGAATGGATAGGCCCGCCAGATCTACCCCTGCCCGCGCAGGCGCCGAGGTGGTCCGGCTCCGCAATGCCACGGTGCGCTACGGAGACATCACTGTTTTACACGACGTCAACTGGATCGTCCGCGCCGGAGAAAGTTGGGCGCTGCTTGGCCCCAACGGATCGGGCAAGACCACTCTGCTCAGTCTCATTATCGGAGATAATCCGCAGGTCTATGCCAACGATATCACCGTCTTTGGCCAGCCGCGTGGCCGGGGAGAGTCTGTCTGGGAGATCAGGAGGCCGATAGGCTGGGTTTCGCCCGAGCTGCACCTTCACTTTACCGATTCGGTGACCTGCTTCGAGGTGGTGGCCTCCGGTCTCTACGACGCGATTGGCTTGTTCGAGCGCCCCTCCTCGCGTCAGCGCGCCGCTGTCCGGCGTTGGCTGGTGCGGTTTCACCTGCTCGAATGCGCTTCGGAGCCGCTCTTCGCTCTGTCGGCGGGCCTCCAGCGAATGGTGTTGCTCGCACGCGCCCTGGTGAAATGCCCCCGCCTGCTTATCCTGGATGAGCCCTGCCAGGGCCTTGATTCGGCGCACCGGCGCTTCTTCGTCAACACTGTGGACGGCCTTATTCGCAGCCGCGCCACCACGGTTATTTACGTCACGCACCGCCCGGACGAGATTCCGCCATCCATCAATCGCGTCTTCCGCCTTAACCCGAGGCAGTAG